Proteins from one Impatiens glandulifera chromosome 2, dImpGla2.1, whole genome shotgun sequence genomic window:
- the LOC124927989 gene encoding uncharacterized protein LOC124927989: MADLKPPFPSSPIRIRHRSVLRTSIPNTAAAQNQMGSVSKTQSVTRSITSEFQELTKMINNEKPNSSNCVIPDKSKPSPLFERGRFYEEYSARRNERLKRKKISEEGEENKTICDLSFVSEPVKRRNVKKLDDFKSSVVSKTPLIEIKESVNPIPRYSLRSRTKENKMPPLPPSSINSVGGGRKQAVSRARKS; encoded by the exons ATGGCAGATCTGAAACCTCCGTTTCCGAGTTCTCCAATTCGTATCCGTCATCGGTCAGTTCTTCGGACAAGTATTCCCAACACCGCAGCCGCACAAAATCAGATGG GTTCTGTGTCGAAAACCCAATCAGTCACCCGTTCAATCACATCCGAATTTCAGGAGTTGACTAAGATGATTAATAACGAAAAACCCAATTCAAGTAATTGTGTTATTCCTGATAAATCGAAACCCAGTCCTTTGTTCGAAAGGGGAAGGTTCTATGAAGAATATTCTGCAAGGAGGAACGAAAGgttgaagagaaagaaaattagTGAAGAAGGCGAAGAGAATAAGACAATTTGTGATCTAAGCTTCGTGAGTGAACCTGTAAAAAGGAGGAATGTGAAGAAATTGGATGATTTCAAGAGTTCTGTGGTTTCTAAGACGCCATTGATTGAGATTAAAGAAAGTGTGAATCCGATTCCTAGGTACTCACTGAGAAGCAGgactaaggaaaacaagatGCCGCCTTTGCCCCCAAGTTCGATTAACTCAGTTGGAGGAGGGAGGAAGCAGGCAGTGAGTCGTGCCCGGAAAAGCTGA